A segment of the Desulfitobacterium dehalogenans ATCC 51507 genome:
GTAGAGGGAGCTAAGATGGCAAAGGCGCCGCCTAATCCCGCCATGGCTCCGGCGATACCCATGGTGAGTATAATATTGCGTTTACCGTTCATACCGGCGTAAGTGCTGGCATTTTTATTAAACCCTGTGGCTCTGAGTTCATAGCCAAAGGTTGTCTTATTTAAGACGATATAAAGAAGAATAGCGATAATAATAGCCAGGATGATGGAGATATTGGCATTGGAATGTTCTATACCTAAGGTAGGCAATTGAGCGGAAGCGGGGAGATAGGCTGTACGGGTCTTAGAGGAAACGTACATGACCCCATTGCCTTGAATAAGCATGTCCACTAAATACATCCCGATATAGTTGAACATGATGGAGGTAATGACCTCATGGACGTTGAGCAGGGATTTAAAGATACCCGGTATTAAACCCCAAAGAAGTCCGCCGATCATACCCGCTATGACACAGGCCACCCAATGGATTCCAGCGGGAAGGTCCCACATAAATCCTACATACAGGGCGAAGAACATGCCCATGGTATATTGACCGGACGCTCCGATGTTAAAGAGCCCCATTTTAAAAGCAAAGCCAACGGCTAAACCGGTCATAAGGATCGGTGTGGCAAAATAGAAGACATCGGCCAGGCGCTTGAAGCCGCCGATGAGCATCATTTGCAACCCGGATAAGGCGTTGTCGGGACTGGCAAAAGCCATGATCAGAAAAGCAAAGACAAAGCCCAGAAAAATGGACATAAGGGCGGCAGTAAATGCTGAAAACCCTTTACTGTGAATCAATCGATGGAAAAGAGAGGGTTTGGAAGGGGGTATTGTCTTATTCTGCATGGGAGCCCTCCTTTTGGTTGCGTTTTGCTCCGGACATGTAAAGACCCAGTTCCTGAACAGTGGTGGTCTTGGGGTCCAGTTCGCCGACGATTTCCCCTTCATACATAACCAGGATTCGATCGCTGACGTTCATAACTTCGTCAAGTTCCAGGGAGACCAATAAGACCGCTTTTCCGGCGTTGCGACGGGCCACCAGCTGCTTATGGATATATTCGATAGCACCGACATCCAGGCCCCGGGTGGGCTGTACCGCCACCAACAGTTCGTGATCTTTGTCTATTTCCCTGCCAATAATGGCCTTTTGCTGGTTTCCTCCGGACATGCTGCGGGCGATGGTAATCGGCCCTTGTCCGCTTCGCACATCGTACTGTTTGATTATTCCTTCAGCATAGGCCCGCACGGCCTTGCGCCTGATAAATCCAAACCGTTGAAACTGTGGCTGCCAGTAACGCTGTATAACCAGATTATCTTCTAAAGTATAATCCAGGACCAGGCCGTACTTGTGCCGGTCCTCGGGAATATGGCTCATACCGGATTTGGACCGGGTACGGATGGAAGCTTTGCTTATATCTTGATCACAAAGGGTAATGGTACCGCTTGTGTGTCTTTCCAGCCCGGTCAGGGCAGAGACAAATTCGGTTTGTCCATTGCCGTCAATACCGGCCAGGCAGACTATTTCGCCGGCGCGAACGTCTAAAGAGACATTGTTTACGGCGTTTTTCTTACTGGTTTTGGAGGGAACAGAGACATTCCTTACGGATAAGACTACTCGCTCAGGTTTACTCGCTTCCTTTTGAACCCTGAAGCTTACATCCCGGCCCACCATCATACGGGAGAGTTCTTCTTTTGTGGTATCTTTTATTTCAACAGTGCCCACATATTGTCCTTTGCGCAGTACGGTGCAGCGATCGGCAACTGCCATTATCTCGTTTAATTTATGAGTTATAAATAAGATCGATTTGCCTTCTTGGGCAAAGCGGCGCATGATTTCCATAAGTTCATCGATTTCTTGAGGGGTTAAAACGGCTGTGGGTTCATCAAAGATCAGAATTTCGTTATCCCGATAGAGCATTTTGAGAATCTCAACCCTTTGCTGCATGCCCACGGATATTTTTTCGATGATGGCGTCGGGATTCACTTCCAGGCCATATTGCCTGCTTAGTTCAACGATTTTTTCCTTGGCCTTTTTCTTTTGCAAAAAACCCAGGGTATGGGGTTCGACTCCTAGCATAATATTTTCGAGAACAGTAAAGATTTCCACCAGTTTAAAATGCTGATGAACCATGCCAATACCTAAAGCGTTAGCGTCATTGGGATTATTGATTTTTACGGTTTTTCCATTTTTACGGATTTCGCCTTTCTCCGGTTGGTATAAACCGAATAAAACGCTCATAAGGGTGGACTTTCCGGCACCGTTTTCTCCTAACAGAGCGTGAATCTCGCCTTTTTTCAGACGCAAAGTTATAGTGTCGTTGGCGACGATACCGGGGAACTCTTTAGTGATATTGAGCATTTCAATAATATAATCGTTCATAATAACCCCTCTTCATATATTCTCCATGTAAATAGGGGAAAGGGGAAAGGGTATTCCCTTTCCCCTAGTCTTCGCTCTAATTGATAGGGATAATCGTATTATCGAACTTCAACGGTAACTTTGCTGAGTTTAAGTCCGGATACAAGCTCATCCGCAGTAGCATAACCGTTGGCATCTTTTACTTCGATGGTTCGGATAGGATCCACAGAACCATCCACTAAAGACTTAAATACTTTTTCATATTGCTCTACAGTGAATTTTCCGAACCGGTCAAATGCGTTGGCCTTAGCATCCCCGATGACAGCAGTGGGGAGTCCGATTCCATCGTTAGCTGCTGCGAAATAGGTGGTTTGTCCGGCAAAAGTGCTCCAGCTGTCGGTTTTGTAGATGGACTCGAGAACTTGGACTACAGAAGCCCGCAAACCTTTGGTTGCGGAAGTAATAACAGTTTCGCTGTCATAGCGTTGGTCAACGTCAACGCCGATAACTTTTTTTCCTGCTTCGGCAGCTGCAGACATAACGCTCTTGCCTACGGCACCGCCGCAAGCAAAGATCACTTCTGTACCACCTTGATACATAGTTTTAGCGGTGGCTTTATTGTTATCGGTCTCATTGAAGTCGCCGGTGTAATGGTAGATTGCCGAGATTGCACCATCAGCCAGACCGAGTTCTGCAGCAGCAGCCTCAGCACCTTGTAAGTAGCCGTAGCCGAAGGATTGTACTGCTGGAACAGCCATACCGCCCATGAAGCCAAGCTTTGTCATACCATCCATAACAGCGGCATAACCGGCCAGATAACCGGATTCTTCTTCAGAATACATAATGCTGGCGACATTTCCTTTGGTATCAAAGGTTTTGTAGTCGGCAGTGTGAGGCGCTCCATCCAAGAGGATGAATTTCACATCAGGATATATGGTTTGAGCTTCAAAAATAGGTACCTCAAACAAGAAGCCGGGGGTGACAATTACTTTAGCCCCGCCGGTAACAGCTAAATCAATGGCTGCCAGATAACCTGCGTCGGAAGCTTCTTCAGGTTTGTAGTATTTGTGGGTAATGTTGTTGGCTTCAGCAAATTCGACAACGCCTTCCCAAGATCCCTGGTTAAAGGACTTGTCATCAATATTGCCTTTGTCGGTAATGAGAGCGATCTCAAAACCTCCACCGCTTGGGGTGCCGCTATTGCCTGCATTATTGGCGGATGGAGTGCTGCCGCATCCTGTAGCCAAAAGGGCCACCAATAAGAGTGCCAATAGAACGGATGTGATTTTTTTCATCTTCTCTTCTCCTTTTTTATTCCTTTTTCTTCTTAGGGATTTCGGTGTATTTTGTATCCCAAATGTATTTTAACATCCTCATAAAAATTTACAACTATTCAATTTTGGAAAGTTCTATATAAATTTCTTATCAAGGAGAATTTGTATTATTAAATGTTTAAAAGAAGAAATACAAAAGAAAAGAAAGAAGGCGGAGGTATCGCCATGGATACCTCCAGCCTTCTTTAGGGTGCAGACTTTTCAGCAGTTTGAACTGCATTACGTATGGTTTAAAAAGATGATGGTTTAACCAATCTCACTTAATTGAAGATTAAAGTACCAGAGAAGGTGCTGAATAGACCCGGGCTCCCAGCTCCTGGTTCAGCATATAGAGACTTTTTGGATCTTGACCAAAAAGTTCGAACTTGCTGATAAGATCGGTGGAGGTTTTCTCTTCTTCACCTTGCTCCTTGACGAACCAATCTAAAAATTGCATGGTGCGGAAGTCTTTTTTCTCATATGCTGCAGCGTAAATAGTGTTTATGGAAGCCGTCACCATTTGCTCGTGCTTCAAGGCGGCAAGAAGGGGAGCTTTAAAATCTTCATAAGTAAGGTCGGGAGCAGCTATGGCATCAAGGGTAACTTTTTCATCATTGTTGAGAAGATAGGTCCGGAGGAGCATGGCATGGTCTCTTTCTTCCTGGGCTTGGATATAAAACCAATTTTCAAAGCCATCTAAACCATTGTCAGAATAATAATTGGCCATATCCAAATAGAGATAAGCCGAATAAAGTTCCTTGTTGATTTGTTCGTTGAGCAATAAAGCTACTTCACGGTCGAGCATAAGTCATTCTCCTTCTTTTTTGTTTTATTATTGACCATAGTATAGCAGATTCTTGCCCCATACCCAAACAATCGCGATATTTAATAATTAATAGAGGATAAATTACTTTTAATTTACAAAATAGTTTCCGGGTAAAATATAATGTCAAAATTTGATGTTTCCTGCAGACACTTTTTAACCTATTATGTTATCATTAGACTAAAAATTACATTCAAAGGAATTAGGAACTATGAAGCAGAAGCTGAATCGAAAGTCTTCGTTTTTAATAACTTTGCTGCTATTTGTCCTGGTTATTGGTCCTCTGCTCTATTGGAGCTGGCCCTACTTAACCCTTTTAAGCGACCCGGATCAAGTCCGCGAGATCATTATTCGATCAGGGACCTGGGGGCCGCTGGTGTTTATTTTCTTACAGATTGTGCAGGTCTTGATTGCCCCCATACCCGGTCAGGTTATTGGGGTCATTGGCGGATTTTTATTTGGTCCCTTTCTGGGTTTGCTTTACACAATGCTGGGTGCCACCATTGGATTTACCTTAGTTTTTATTCTCTCCCGGAAATTAGGACGTCCCTTTGTGGAACGGTTTGTGGATAGGAAGAATATGGAGCGCTTTGACCATCTTTCAGAGGAAAAAGGAGCCTGGGTGTTCTTTTTTATTTTTCTCCTGCCCGCTTTTCCAGATGATCTTATTGCATTTATTGCCGGACTAACGACGATTCCCATCCGGACCCTGGTTCTGATCTCTGTGGCAGGCCGGCTGCCGGGCTATGCCGTCTTAGCCTTTATGGGCAATGGATTGGCCTTGGAGAATCTGAACCCTGTAGTGGTTACGATTGCGGCATTAATTATTATCTTTGTCTTAGCATGGTGGAAGCGAGGGTGGTTACGGGAGTTTGTCGAGCACAGGAATCGAACTCAATTCATCAGTGAACAGTGGAATTTGCATTGGCAAAAGATCATTCTTTGGACCATTATTTTGGTTATTATTTTTGTGATATTTTATTATGCCGCTACGGTTACCCCCATTCAACGCTAATATAAAGAATAATTATTCTTTGGTAGGATTTTCACTTATGATATAATAGGAAGAACTACAGGAAGTGTTTGAGGAGAGAGTGAAAGGAGTCAATCTATGATCTGGAAGGAAAAATACAAGGTCGGTGTTCCTGTTATCGACAGTCAACATGAGGAGTTG
Coding sequences within it:
- a CDS encoding BMP family lipoprotein; translated protein: MKKITSVLLALLLVALLATGCGSTPSANNAGNSGTPSGGGFEIALITDKGNIDDKSFNQGSWEGVVEFAEANNITHKYYKPEEASDAGYLAAIDLAVTGGAKVIVTPGFLFEVPIFEAQTIYPDVKFILLDGAPHTADYKTFDTKGNVASIMYSEEESGYLAGYAAVMDGMTKLGFMGGMAVPAVQSFGYGYLQGAEAAAAELGLADGAISAIYHYTGDFNETDNNKATAKTMYQGGTEVIFACGGAVGKSVMSAAAEAGKKVIGVDVDQRYDSETVITSATKGLRASVVQVLESIYKTDSWSTFAGQTTYFAAANDGIGLPTAVIGDAKANAFDRFGKFTVEQYEKVFKSLVDGSVDPIRTIEVKDANGYATADELVSGLKLSKVTVEVR
- a CDS encoding TVP38/TMEM64 family protein — encoded protein: MKQKLNRKSSFLITLLLFVLVIGPLLYWSWPYLTLLSDPDQVREIIIRSGTWGPLVFIFLQIVQVLIAPIPGQVIGVIGGFLFGPFLGLLYTMLGATIGFTLVFILSRKLGRPFVERFVDRKNMERFDHLSEEKGAWVFFFIFLLPAFPDDLIAFIAGLTTIPIRTLVLISVAGRLPGYAVLAFMGNGLALENLNPVVVTIAALIIIFVLAWWKRGWLREFVEHRNRTQFISEQWNLHWQKIILWTIILVIIFVIFYYAATVTPIQR
- a CDS encoding ABC transporter permease, whose product is MQNKTIPPSKPSLFHRLIHSKGFSAFTAALMSIFLGFVFAFLIMAFASPDNALSGLQMMLIGGFKRLADVFYFATPILMTGLAVGFAFKMGLFNIGASGQYTMGMFFALYVGFMWDLPAGIHWVACVIAGMIGGLLWGLIPGIFKSLLNVHEVITSIMFNYIGMYLVDMLIQGNGVMYVSSKTRTAYLPASAQLPTLGIEHSNANISIILAIIIAILLYIVLNKTTFGYELRATGFNKNASTYAGMNGKRNIILTMGIAGAMAGLGGAFAILAPSTIMGSSMTYEPINVIAANGFNGIAVALLGSNNPLGIIFSAVFISHIQRGGTLASLYGYKPEIIDIVIAVIIYFSAFAMLMNTTVVAFFKKLFMRKQPLSSGETSKEILAEKILPKDQDTSGTTKEEA
- a CDS encoding ferritin, producing MLDREVALLLNEQINKELYSAYLYLDMANYYSDNGLDGFENWFYIQAQEERDHAMLLRTYLLNNDEKVTLDAIAAPDLTYEDFKAPLLAALKHEQMVTASINTIYAAAYEKKDFRTMQFLDWFVKEQGEEEKTSTDLISKFELFGQDPKSLYMLNQELGARVYSAPSLVL
- a CDS encoding ABC transporter ATP-binding protein — encoded protein: MNDYIIEMLNITKEFPGIVANDTITLRLKKGEIHALLGENGAGKSTLMSVLFGLYQPEKGEIRKNGKTVKINNPNDANALGIGMVHQHFKLVEIFTVLENIMLGVEPHTLGFLQKKKAKEKIVELSRQYGLEVNPDAIIEKISVGMQQRVEILKMLYRDNEILIFDEPTAVLTPQEIDELMEIMRRFAQEGKSILFITHKLNEIMAVADRCTVLRKGQYVGTVEIKDTTKEELSRMMVGRDVSFRVQKEASKPERVVLSVRNVSVPSKTSKKNAVNNVSLDVRAGEIVCLAGIDGNGQTEFVSALTGLERHTSGTITLCDQDISKASIRTRSKSGMSHIPEDRHKYGLVLDYTLEDNLVIQRYWQPQFQRFGFIRRKAVRAYAEGIIKQYDVRSGQGPITIARSMSGGNQQKAIIGREIDKDHELLVAVQPTRGLDVGAIEYIHKQLVARRNAGKAVLLVSLELDEVMNVSDRILVMYEGEIVGELDPKTTTVQELGLYMSGAKRNQKEGSHAE